In Clarias gariepinus isolate MV-2021 ecotype Netherlands chromosome 1, CGAR_prim_01v2, whole genome shotgun sequence, one DNA window encodes the following:
- the svep1 gene encoding sushi, von Willebrand factor type A, EGF and pentraxin domain-containing protein 1 isoform X4 has product MKHAHQGHTSPRQYQGVWVHVCHVQILSTPPGLAVLLCLTVCVMKAIHCTMTLAKWSCARFFLLPRMAFSSRTCVITSIIQHVVCVVYQALSCKGAVSDCVKQMAPGLEIHLSVQLVPVQLCLLHNMDSLTAVEATHPHSSNVQCTVKKATDWRAMPNLPVCQTHSGAALHLEVRCSAIVTLEQVRLSPPACGKRAMRSGAICRFSCHRGYHLLGNPEVRCLSTGDWSNDIHKVTCADAEPPWIQCPENIVTQTNKHQGSSNVTLSAPILKDNSGDEVVVQVTPILSPAQPFPIGTEVITYTATDPAGNKANCSFTVTVIDMEPPLIDRCRSPPTIQATDTETPVYWDEPQFSDNSGAPLTISSSHSSGDTFPDGETAVYYTATDPSGNNRTCELIITVQGSTCEQPYEPVNANFSCSKNDNGVNCTLVCNEGYSLTQNAVHSYFCPNNGRWEPSRTPDRPDCSQNRIANKGFKPFEMLFKASRCDDLDLLKSFTGDFTNILGDIVPKICGGDEVNCKLEVMTQGQCLEYNYDYPNGFAIGPGGWNSNGQDYAYFDSGFSPDHQRTPLQQDGVFQGSSHFRGKRHREITGPTRDQKIQIYFNITASIPLPLLRNDSVEVTNQKRLLRTLELLTNRLKKTLSKQPLSSFRVSSEMIVADPKSLDSKKATLYCPPGSVLKGRMCVQCPVGTYFSADDAECESCRKGSYQDEEGQTSCKLCPDGFSTPYLHSRSRSECKAQCKPGSSSLSGLETCESCPLGQYQPGFGSRTCVPCPVKTSTVNRGAVEQSECGVPCSSGHFSRTGLVPCYPCPRDYYQPEEGRSYCLSCPFYGTTTITGAKSIQECSTFGSSFLPKEESVTTAPEKPLKRDYQASSQMFHECFLNPCQNQGTCEEVGVGYVCTCLSGFTGAKCESDINECDSAPCQNGGQCRDRMGGFQCQCMSGFVGSLCEVDIDECSSSPCLNEGVCADGVNRFSCSCTDGFTGTLCEHEINECESMPCQNGGVCKDLEAGYSCSCSQGFTGKSCEVNTDDCYTAPCLNGGTCVDAVNDFRCDCVAGFSGKRCQVDVDECKSNPCLNGATCKDEVGSYSCRCPPGFNGTRCETEMSSSFNLEFEVSGIHSYVMMDGLMPALTQITCTFWMRSSDTVNYGTPVSYAVEGGSDNSFLLIDYNGWVLYVNGKERITDCPAVNDGWWHHIGVTWRSIDGDWRIYIDGSPSDGGKGLSVGSTIPGGGALVLGQDQDQRGEGFNPVESFVGSLSQLNIWDYVLSPQQIRSLASACPSDLQRGNVFAWSDFLLGITGRVKTSPKSMFCDDCPLLPETVPNLRSSSSAVKPGSQVKFSCNPGFYLVGEPVQKCLNKGAWSHAQPLCERVKCGTPPALMHGQYRGEDFDAGSSVFYQCKPGFYLLGESKMQCGNNGKWAGNLPACLDMDECALGSDCDENASCQNTEGSYICNCIYPFTGDGWSCTALSCSPPTIPNHGLLEGTNFTYRSKVTFSCEKGYTLQGPKEIQCQSDLQWNSVSPSCQPVTCSEPPAVENANFSLNGKVYLSTLTYTCIEGYRLQGHSELQCEASGKWTSPAPVCAKVNCREPPPLKDAIVKGDNFTLGSKVHYICKKGYTLLGTETQECLPSGEWSREFSQCVPRSCGPPPSVDHAHPDTGHKLFGDTAIYFCDDGYTAENNTKLFCNAEGIWAPPEGHSMPKCIATFCQRPPDLPHAILDSMYKNKYASNTEVSYKCEEGFMLNTTATLKCLMGGEWSPSPMDIGCMPVRCTRPKNIERGYVSGTNYSFGAVIAYSCDKGYYIRGEKRRTCMANGEWGGVLPTCQPITCSSPPYLINGFIQDSRKVNYVYNSKVTYTCNPGYRLIGKADRICMANKQWSTFDPPICKLLTCPQPPEILHGHYRGSNFEVGSKVEYACDEGYELSGDAIWTCLKYGKWDKTKIPHCSPVQCVEPALEDNHLVLRSLDYNSGTVELSCENGYVLHGAKILQCTASQEWNGSFPVCKQVSCGPPPEVSFGDPSSESTYFGSVVNYTCMAGFTLRKEASVRCQADGQWSTPYPECIPVECPNPKEILNGIVDVQGLMYLSTALYSCKPGYDLMGNSTVICGQNGLWIGGVPDCHPIECAPPKEIPNGFAKFSQSLFSRSVTYTCERGYSLQGPETLTCVENGNWDKEVPSCQPIYCTPPKPIDNGFVEGRDHKFGVTIFYSCFPGFLLVGQSHLTCEEHGWSSSVPSCMPADCGLPPHIDFGDYFKIQDPSAELTGDKLADTPSPADTSFLHGTIVEYRCHAGYEMNGRVSLVCQEDGTWNGTAPKCVPAKCDTPPAPEHGSATVTDTVLGRLVEYSCYEGYELDGPTVQQCNPGHQWSNEAPQCVPVNCGDPGGIANGEVRGTYFHFKGEIKYECHAGFFLQGLETRTCQMDGKWDGKAPWCKALSCGRPVVSSDVLIKGDDYTFGKRVLFSCKRGFILHGTHTSVCLANGTWSEKAPKCFPANCGRPPIIQNGRVIGTNYGYNGKVKYECDVGYTLAGNPTLVCGGEGLWDYPPPRCDIVTCDPPEDISHGFLNGSSFNFEDVVEYICFPGYETVGSPILRCAADGTWLGRVPECRPCVCNPPVLKFGAVLGRDHTCGASVWFRCTEGYFILGPTESVCDIGGLWSPGVPICSRGRCTTAPPAINNAVVLGGTDVPDNVTYGCKQGYRLSGNPYLSCGKFGRWEVPNLHCEPVSCGKPPPVPNAEIVESVFTYGNKAQYRCKEGYKLVTQTDTVICQSDGTWSKHSVRCQPIPCSLPINLTHVVVTGGLLTPVGGVVTISCMPGFYLEGAALSECELFGRWSPSFSSNSCVPVICEKPLPILHGIIKGDSYNYGDMIVYTCLPGFELQGHNVQICQGDRTWSGSPPECAVTSCGPPPIVENAVSVPTGASYQSNVTYICNPGTTLIGPQNLTCQADGTWSSPAPTCQALKGCERPKGLLNGKIQEQSLVNWKALEFICNKGYTLQGESLVVCMGNGSWSSPFPICTPQSCPPPPGLTGNNANITSFRVGQIVPVNCPKGQQVKGRHGRSTAIITCRSDQTWTPIRAVCETVCLLQCQNGGVCQRSNVCSCPEGWTGLLCEEPICILPCLNGGRCVAPYKCECPRGWTGTRCHSAVCSLPCQNGGRCIRPNRCRCIQGWGGPDCSRKRKPYFNF; this is encoded by the exons CTCGTTCCTGTCCAGCTCTGTCTGCTCCACAACATGGACAGCTTAACTGCAGTGGAGGCGACCCATCCTCACAGCTCAAATGTACAGTGCACTGTCAAAAAGGCTACAGACTGGAGGGCAATGCCAAACTTACCTGTCTGCCAAACTCACAGTGGAGCAGCCCTCCACCTCG AAGTGCGCTGTTCCGCCATTGTAACCCTGGAGCAGGTCCGTCTGTCACCTCCTGCCTGTGGAAAAAGGGCAATGCGGAGTGGAGCTATTTGCAGATTTTCTTGTCACCGTGGTTACCATCTCCTTGGCAATCCAGAGGTGCGCTGCCTGTCAACTGGAGACTGGAGTAACGATATACATAAAGTCACCTGTGCAG ATGCAGAGCCTCCATGGATTCAGTGTCCTGAGAACATCGTCACACAGACCAACAAGCATCAGGGCAGCTCTAATGTCACTCTGAGTGCACCGATACTAAAGGATAATTCTGGAGATGAG GTTGTTGTCCAGGTCACACCCATTCTTAGCCCCGCCCAGCCTTTCCCAATTGGCACAGAAGTCATCACGTACACAGCTACTGATCCGGCTGGGAACAAGGCCAACTGCTCCTTCACTGTAACGGTTATCG ATATGGAGCCTCCGTTGATTGACAGGTGCCGGTCTCCACCCACCATCCAGGCCACAGACACGGAGACGCCGGTTTACTGGGACGAGCCACAGTTTTCAGACAATTCAG GTGCTCCCCTGACCATCTCCAGTAGCCACTCATCTGGTGATACATTTCCTGATGGAGAGACTGCTGTGTATTACACTGCCACAGACCCCTCCGGCAACAACCGCACATGTGAGCTCATCATCACAGTGCAAG GATCCACATGTGAGCAGCCGTATGAGCCAGTCAATGCAAATTTCTCCTGCTCCAAGAACGACAATGGAGTGAATTGCACCCTGGTCTGCAATGAGGGTTACAGTCTTACCCAAAATGCCGTGCACAGTTATTTCTGCCCCAATAATGGCCGATGGGAACCATCACGAACTCCAGACAGACCAGACTGCTCCC aaaaccGAATAGCCAATAAAGGCTTCAAGCCCTTCGAAATGTTGTTCAAAGCATCACGCTGTGACGATCTAGACTTGCTGAAGTCTTTCACCGGAGACTTTACGAACATTCTAGGAGATATA GTTCCTAAAATCTGTGGCGGAGACGAGGTCAACTGTAAACTGGAAGTGATGACGCAGGGACAGTGTCTGGAGTATAACTATGATTATCCGAATGGATTTGCCATTG GTCCAGGAGGATGGAACAGTAATGGTCAGGACTATGCCTATTTTGATAGTGGATTTTCTCCAGATCATCAGCGCACCCCCCTGCAGCAGGATGGAGTGTTCCAAGGCAGTTCCCACTTCAGGGGTAAACGTCATCGTGAGATCACAGGGCCCACACGTGACCAAAAGATCCAGATATACTTTAACATCACAG CAAGCATCCCACTGCCTCTGTTGAGGAATGACTCAGTGGAAGTAACCAATCAAAAGCGACTCTTGCGGACATTGGAGCTATTGACCAATCGGCTGAAGAAGACACTGAGCAAACAGCCCCTGAGCTCATTTCGTGTCTCATCTGAGATGATTGTTGCCGACCCTAAATCTCTGGACAGTAAGAAGGCCACTCTGTACTGCCCCCCAGGATCTGTGCTGAAGGGACGCATGTGCG TGCAGTGTCCAGTGGGGACGTATTTCTCAGCGGACGATGCTGAGTGTGAGAGCTGCAGAAAAGGATCGTATCAGGATGAGGAAGGCCAGACATCGTGTAAATTGTGTCCGGACGGATTCTCCACCCCTTACCTTCACTCCCGCAGCCGGTCTGAGTGCAAAG CACAGTGTAAGCCTGGCAGCTCATCACTTAGTGGGCTGGAGACGTGCGAGTCATGCCCACTGGGTCAGTACCAGCCTGGTTTTGGCTCACGCACGTGTGTGCCCTGCCCTGTGAAAACCTCCACCGTCAACCGGGGAGCTGTGGAGCAGAGTGAATGTGGAG TTCCTTGCTCTTCAGGGCATTTCTCTCGTACTGGACTGGTTCCATGTTACCCCTGTCCTCGTGACTACTACCAGCCTGAAGAGGGACGATCCTACTGCCTCTCCTGCCCTTTCTATGgcaccaccaccatcacagGAGCCAAGAGCATCCAAGAGTGCTCCA CATTCGGCTCCAGTTTCTTGCCCAAAGAGGAAAGTGTAACTACTGCTCCAGAAAAACCTTTGAAAAGAGATTATCAGGCCAGCAGTCAG ATGTTCCATGAGTGCTTCCTTAACCCATGCCAGAACCAGGGTACTTGTGAGGAGGTGGGAGTGGGTTATGTCTGCACATGTCTCTCAGGGTTCACAG gAGCAAAATGTGAGAGTGACATCAACGAGTGCGACTCTGCACCGTGTCAGAACGGCGGTCAGTGCAGAGACAGAATGGGAGGCTTCCAGTGCCAGTGCATGTCTGGCTTTGTGG gatcACTGTGTGAAGTTGACATAGATGAGTGCAGCTCTTCTCCATGTCTGAACGAGGGAGTGTGTGCGGACGGGGTGAATCGGTTCAGCTGCAGCTGCACAGATGGATTCACAG GAACTCTCTGTGAACATGAGATAAATGAGTGCGAGTCAATGCCCTGCCAGAATGGAGGAGTGTGTAAAGACCTAGAGGCTGGATATTCCTGCTCATGCAGTCAGGGTTTCACTGGAAAGAGTTGTGAAGTGAACACTGACGATTGCTACACCGCCCCCTGTCTGAATGGAGGAACATGTGTGGATGCTGTCAATGACTTCAG ATGTGATTGTGTCGCCGGGTTCAGTGGGAAACGGTGCCAGGTTGACGTGGACGAGTGTAAATCGAACCCATGTTTGAACGGTGCCACTTGTAAGGATGAAGTGGGGAGCTACAGCTGCAGATGCCCTCCTGGGTTCAACGGAACCAGGTGTGAGACAG AAATGTCTTCCTCCTTCAACCTGGAGTTTGAGGTGTCTGGTATTCACAGTTATGTGATGATGGATGGGTTGATGCCAGCGCTCACGCAGATCACCTGCACCTTCTGGATGAGATCATCAGACACGGTCAACTACGGAACACCGGTTTCATATGCTGTAGAGGGGGGCAGTGACAATTCCTTTCTCCTTATAGATTACAATGG CTGGGTGCTGTACGtgaatgggaaagaaagaatCACAGACTGTCCAGCAGTGAACGATGGCTGGTGGCACCACATTGGTGTGACATGGAGGAGTATAGACGGTGACTGGAGGATTTATATCGATGGAAGCCCTTCTGATGGTGGGAAGGGGCTGTCTGTGGGTAGTACCATACCAG GGGGTGGTGCTCTGGTCCTGGGGCAGGATCAGGATCAGAGAGGGGAGGGTTTCAACCCAGTTGAGTCCTTCGTTGGTTCTCTTAGCCAGCTGAATATCTGGGATTATGTCCTCTCACCACAGCAG ATCAGGTCCCTGGCCAGCGCTTGTCCAAGTGACCTACAGAGAGGGAATGTGTTTGCCTGGTCTGACTTCCTACTGGGTATCACAGGTCGAGTCAAAACCAGTCCTAAGAGCATGTTCTGTGATG ATTGCCCCCTACTGCCAGAAACTGTACCCAACTTGCGCTCCTCCAGTTCAGCAGTGAAGCCAGGCTCTCAGGTGAAATTCTCCTGCAATCCTGGATTTTACCTGGTGGGGGAACCAGTGCAGAAGTGTCTGAACAAAGGGGCATGGAGCCATGCACAGCCTCTGTGTGAAA GAGTGAAGTGCGGCACGCCTCCTGCTCTGATGCATGGTCAGTATCGTGGGGAAGATTTTGATGCTGGGAGTTCAGTATTCTACCAGTGCAAACCTGGTTTCTACCTGCTTGGGGAAAGCAAAATGCAGTGTGGCAACAATGGCAAATGGGCTGGAAACCTGCCTGCATGTCTGG ATATGGATGAGTGTGCCTTGGGTTCTGATTGCGATGAGAATGCCAGCTGCCAAAACACAGAGGGCTCATACATCTGTAACTGCATTTACCCCTTCACCGGGGATGGGTGGAGTTGCACAG cccTGTCATGTAGTCCACCTACAATCCCAAATCATGGACTTTTGGAGGGAACAAACTTCACATACAGAAGCAAGGTGACTTTCAG CTGTGAGAAAGGTTATACCCTCCAAGGTCCAAAAGAGATACAGTGTCAATCTGACCTGCAGTGGAATAGCGTTTCACCAAGCTGTCAACCTGTAACTTGCAGCGAGCCTCCTGCTGTGGAAAATGCAAATTTCAGTCTTAATGGAAAAGTTTACTTGTCAACTTTGACATACACCTGCATTGAAGGATACag ATTGCAGGGCCACTCTGAGCTGCAATGTGAAGCTTCTGGAAAATGGACATCCCCTGCTCCTGTCTGTGCCAAAGTAAATTGTCGTGAACCACCTCCTTTAAAGGATGCTATTGTCAAAGGAGACAACTTCACTCTGGGCAGTAAGGTGCACTACATCTGCAAAAAAGG ATACACACTACTTGGTACTGAAACTCAGGAATGCCTACCAAGTGGTGAATGGAGCCGTGAATTTTCCCAGTGTGTGCCTCGCTCATGTGGACCACCACCATCTGTTGACCATGCACATCCTGACACTGGACACAAACTGTTTGGTGACACTGCTATTTATTTCTGTGATGATGGCTACACTGCTGAAAACAACACCAAGTTGTTTTGTAATGCAGAGGGCATTTGGGCACCACCCGAGGGCCACAGTATGCCCAAATGCATTGCCACCTTCTGCCAACGCCCACCTGATCTACCTCATGCCATTCTAGACTCAATGTATAAGAACAAATATGCTAGCAACACAGAGGTCAGCTACAAATGTGAGGAAGGCTTTATGCTCAATACCACAGCAACTCTGAAATGCCTAATGGGAGGAGAGTGGTCACCTTCACCTATGGATATTGGCTGTATGCCCGTTAGATGCACCAGGCCAAAGAATATTGAAAGGGGTTATGTCAGTGGCACCAACTACAGTTTTGGAGCTGTGATTGCTTATAGCTGTGATAAAGGCTACTACATCCGAGGAGAGAAAAGAAGGACTTGTATGGCTAACGGAGAGTGGGGTGGAGTTTTACCAACTTGCCAACCTATTACATGTTCTAGTCCTCCTTATCTGATTAATGGCTTCATCCAG GACTCAAGAAAAGTCAACTATGTGTACAATAGTAAAGTTACATATACTTGCAATCCTGGTTATCGCCTCATAGGGAAGGCTGACCGTATTTGCATGGCCAACAAACAATGGTCCACCTTTGATCCCCCAATTTGTAAACTTTTAACCTGCCCACAACCTCCTGAAATCTTGCATGGGCACTATCGTGGTTCCAACTTTGAAGTAGGAAGTAAAGTGGAATATGCCTGTGATGAGGGTTATGAACTCAGTGGAGATGCAATATGGACCTGTTTAAAATATGGAAAGTGGGACAAGACCAAAATTCCACACTGCTCTCCAGTTCAGTGTGTGGAGCCAGCTTTAGAAGATAACCATCTAGTATTACGAAGCTTGGATTACAACTCAGGAACTGTGGAGCTTTCCTGTGAGAATGGTTATGTTCTTCATGGAGCTAAAATTCTTCAATGTACTGCATCACAAGAATGGAATGGTTCATTTCCAGTCTGCAAACAGGTGTCTTGTGGTCCACCACCAGAGGTTTCTTTTGGTGATCCATCATCAGAATCCACCTATTTTGGCAGTGTAGTTAACTACACGTGCATGGCTGGTTTTACCCTTCGAAAAGAAGCTTCTGTTAGGTGTCAGGCAGATGGACAGTGGAGCACCCCATATCCAGAATGCATTCCTGTGGAGTGTCCAAATCCTAAGGAAATATTGAATGGTATAGTTGATGTGCAAGGACTTATGTATCTTAGCACTGCTCTGTACAGCTGCAAGCCTGGATATGACCTAATGGGCAACTCAACTGTGATATGTGGTCAGAATGGCCTCTGGATTGGAGGAGTACCTGATTGTCATCCTATTGAATGTGCTCCACCCAAAGAGATCCCAAATGGCTTTGCCAAGTTTTCACAGTCTTTGTTTAGTAGGTCTGTTACGTATACCTGTGAGCGAGGATATAGTCTACAAGGTCCAGAGACTCTTACCTGTGTGGAAAATGGTAACTGGGACAAAGAGGTTCCATCTTGTCAACCAATCTACTGCACGCCTCCCAAACCAATTGACAATGGATTTGTTGAAGGCCGGGATCATAAGTTTGGTGTAACTATCTTCTATAGTTGCTTCCCAGGCTTCTTGCTTGTGGGGCAGAGTCACCTAACCTGTGAGGAACATGGTTGGTCAAGTTCAGTACCGTCTTGCATGCCAGCAGACTGTGGTCTTCCTCCACACATTGACTTtggtgattattttaaaattcaagATCCATCTGCTGAGTTGACTGGTGACAAACTAGCAGACACCCCTTCACCAGCAGACACTAGCTTCTTGCATGGAACCATAGTAGAGTATCGCTGTCATGCAGGCTATGAAATGAATGGTAGAGTTTCTTTGGTGTGTCAAGAGGATGGAACATGGAATGGGACAGCTCCTAAGTGTGTACCTGCTAAGTGTGATACCCCTCCTGCTCCTGAACATGGATCAGCAACAGTAACAGACACTGTACTGGGAAGATTAGTGGAGTATAGCTGTTATGAAGGGTATGAGCTTGACGGCCCAACAGTACAACAGTGTAATCCTGGACATCAGTGGAGTAATGAAGCACCCCAGTGTGTTCCTGTCAACTGTGGTGACCCAGGTGGTATTGCTAATGGTGAAGTGAGAGGAacttattttcactttaaaggAGAGATAAAATATGAGTGTCATGCCGGATTTTTCCTACAAGGCTTAGAAACTAGAACTTGCCAAATGGATGGTAAATGGGATGGCAAAGCACCATGGTGTAAGGCTCTGTCTTGCGGACGTCCTGTGGTCTCGAGTGATGTGTTAATTAAAGGAGATGATTATACATTTGGGAAGCGCGTGCTCTTCAGCTGCAAGAGAGGGTTTATCCtgcatggcacacacactaGTGTTTGCCTTGCTAATGGTACTTGGAGTGAAAAAGCCCCTAAGTGCTTCCCGGCTAACTGTGGTCGACCCCCTATCATTCAGAATGGCCGTGTTATAGGAACAAATTATGGTTATAATGGAAAAGTGAAATATGAGTGTGATGTGGGTTATACATTGGCAGGAAATCCAACACTGGTTTGTGGAGGTGAGGGACTATGGGACTACCCTCCACCACGGTGTGACATAGTCACATGTGACCCACCCGAGGACATTAGTCATGGCTTTCTAAATGGCTCAAGTTTTAATTTTGAGGATGTAGTAGAATATATTTGTTTCCCTGGTTATGAGACAGTGGGCAGTCCAATTCTGCGTTGTGCAGCAGATGGTACTTGGCTTGGAAGAGTGCCAGAATGTCGGCCCTGTGTATGTAACCCACCAGTACTGAAATTTGGTGCAGTACTTGGCCGGGATCATACCTGTGGGGCCAGTGTGTGGTTTCGGTGTACTGAGGGCTATTTCATTCTTGGACCCACTGAGTCTGTTTGTGACATTGGTGGATTATGGAGTCCAGGGGTACCAATTTGTAGTAGGGGCAGATGTACTACAGCTCCTCCTGCAATAAACAATGCTGTTGTCCTAGGTGGTACAGATGTACCTGATAATGTCACCTATGGATGCAAACAAGGATATCGTTTAAGTGGCAACCCATATCTTTCTTGTGGAAAGTTTGGTAGATGGGAGGTGCCTAATCTACACTGTGAGCCAGTGTCTTGTGGAAAACCCCCTCCTGTTCCAAATGCAGAGATTGTGGAATCTGTTTTTACCTATGGCAACAAGGCGCAGTACAG GTGTAAAGAGGGGTACAAGCTGgttacacaaacagacacagtcATTTGTCAGAGTGATGGCACTTGGTCCAAACATAGTGTGAGGTGTCAGCCAATACCATGCAGCCTTCCCATTAACCTAACTCATGTGGTGGTCACAGGTGGCCTGCTCACACCTGTAGGTGGCGTTGTTACAATATCCTGTATGCCAGGATTTTATCTCGAGGGAGCAGCATTATCAGAATGTGAG cTTTTTGGCAGATGGTCTCCATCATTTTCCTCGAACTCTTGTGTGCCTGTCATCTGTGAAAAGCCTCTCCCCATTCTCCATGGTATTATTAAAGGAGATAGCTACAATTATGGGGACATGATTGTGTACACATGTTTACCAGGATTTGAACTACAG GGTCATAATGTTCAGATCTGTCAGGGAGACCGAACTTGGAGTGGAAGTCCACCAGAATGTGCTG tGACCTCATGTGGTCCTCCCCCCATTGTGGAGAATGCTGTTTCTGTGCCAACTGGTGCCTCATACCAGAGTAATGTGACTTATATCTGTAATCCTGGGACAACCCTGATTGGACCACAGAACCTAACGTGTCAGGCTGATGGAACTTGGAGCTCACCAGCACCAACATGTCAGG CTCTCAAAGGTTGTGAAAGgcctaaaggattattaaatGGCAAGATTCAGGAGCAGAGCCTGGTAAACTGGAAGGCTCTTGAGTTTATCTGCAACAAGGGCTACACTCTGCAGGGAGAGTCCCTTGTTGTCTGCATGGGAAACGGTTCCTGGAGCTCACCTTTTCCTATATGTACAC CCCAGTCATGCCCCCCACCTCCTGGATTGACAGGGAACAATGCCAATATCACTTCATTCCGGGTGGGTCAGATAGTGCCAGTTAACTGTCCTAAAGGTCAGCAGGTCAAAGGGCGTCACGGCCGCAGCACTGCAATCATAACTTGCAGGAGTGACCAGACCTGGACTCCCATCAGAGCAGTCTGTGAGA